The stretch of DNA CCACTCTCTTGGATCGAAGTTCATTGGATCGAAGTTCAAAAAATCATTGAACAACGCCCGATGGCCGACTGAGTTTCGATCACTCGGGAATTGCTCCTGCTGCGCATCAGCAACAATGCGATGCACTGCACATCGCCCACGCGGCCCATACAGAAAGCGGCAGCGATTACAAAGCAACAGCAACAAATGCGGCAAACGACTGCAAATCCGTTTGCGCCAGCAAGAATATCTGCCAAGTTATCGTTCAACCTGCAAAGATCATCAGGATCTCAGGCGAGTAAACTTCGAGTTCAGACTTTCAATTTCCAAAGTCCTCGGATAGGAAAAGATCAGCCAAATCAAGTATGAAATTTTTGCGGAACTTCGAAAACTCTCTGACATTTACTCTCTGACATTGGAAGTTCAGTCATCAGTCAGTCTGATCATCGTGCCGGAGACTTCGATGGCCAGCAGGTCAATTCCCTGTTCGTAGATGCGCTTCGTTCTCAATAAATCGTTCCACGACAAAACAATTCCCACTCAATCGCCTCTGAAGATCGCACAACATTTTGCCCATATAGCACCCACCCGAAAGACTCGTCATGATGCACGACGATCAACGAAAGCCATCAAGGCTAATAATTAACCAATCACTAAAGCTCACTCGAATTTTAGGCTTCTTGCTGATCCCTTTAATGGCACCGGTATCTTTATCCGCGCAATTTTCGTACCCACCTGAATTCAAAGAGGCTCGCGTCGAGACTTATCGGAAGACAGGTTCGACAGAACTGAAGCTCTGGATCTTCGGGGAGTCTGATCCCAAAACTCCCAAGCCCGCCATTGTGTTTTTCTTCGGCGGTGGCTGGAATTCCGGATCACCAGCACAATTTGAAAATCAGGCACGGCACTTTGCTAAACGAGGCATGATTGCGATTGTGGCCGACTACCGGGTTAAGTCCAGACACAATGTGCAGGTTGTTGAATGCGTAAAGGATGCCAAGGCTGCTATCGCCTGGGTTCGAGAAAACGCCAAGCGATTAGGCGTTGATCCCGACAAGATTGCTGCTTCAGGAGGCTCTGCTGGAGGCCACCTTGCGGCCTCAACCGGCACCATCAGTGGTTTTGGCAGTGATGAACGTCCCAACGCCATGATTCTCTTTAATCCTGCCTGTACTCTCGCACCCATCGCTGGTTGGCAACCCCCAGGAGCCAGAGCCAAACTCAGCACTGAACGATTCGGCGTCGAGGCAACAGCCATCTCACCGGCTCATCACGTCGGTCCGCAGACTCCACCAACCTTGATTCTCCATGGCACGAAAGACACCACAGTTCCCTACGCTTCGGTCGTCGCATTCGAAGCTGAGATGAAAAAAGCCGGCAGACCCTGCAAGTTAGTAGGCTACGAAGGTGCAGAGCATGGCTTCTTTAATCGAGGTGAAAACTACGACAAGACTCTCGCTGAAGCTGACAGATTTCTGGTAGAGCTCGGCTGGATCAAAAAGTAATCTCCCTCTTTAATTCATTCGCTAAAAATGCGATTCATCGGCTACCCGTGTACGAATACTCCTTTAAGCCGACGAACGGCCTTCCGACTCTTTGAATCTCCCTCAGCTTCAATGCATTTTGTAATTCCCAACGTTTCAGGATTTGTCGTGACCGAGCCTTATGCATCGCCATCCGCCTGGATCATCCCTTTTTGCGATGCGGCCACCGAAGTTTTTCTCTGCATGCTTCAAGCCACTTGCCAGATCCAATCCATCCGTCCTCCAGATTCAGCGCCACCACTCGAATCCATCACAATTGCCATCGACCTCACAGGGACAGCACCGGGCCGAGTCATCTTGAGTGTCGCCGAATCTGTCGCTGACCAGTTTGTCGAGCGGCTCACGGGCTTCGGTGCCGAAGGCGATCTGGGCTTGTTGAGGGATATCGTCGGTGAGGTGGCCAATATGGTGGCAGGTTCCGGCAAAGGGAACCTGCCACAATTGGGCTTTCTCATTGGTACACCCCGACAGCTCACAGCCGAGGAGTTCATCAATTTGTCGGCAAACTGGCCTTTGAGGCAGACAGCCACTTTGGAGACTTCATTCGGCTTATGCCTGCTGGATGTGAGCTGGAACTTTCAGTTCGCGACTCCTTCAGCAGATACACCTCTTCCAGAAACTGTCTGATATTTCGAGGCTGCTGGAGTTCTTCCGGGAAACCCACCACAGAACCCATCGCCAGTATCTGCGGGTGCCAGGTTCGCCCCATGGCATCGCACCAGAGCTTCCCGCACTCATCCGATTCAATACCGACTTTGCCCAGATCAAGCTCCACCGTCACACCAACTTCTGTCTGGCAGGAAACGACGGTCTGTACCAACACACGTTCCCCATTGCAGATCTCCACTTCGCAATAATCACCGCGTTGCCTCAATCCGCGAATCCCGGCGCGAAACTCTTGCCATTCGGTCGACTTCTGCCTTTCGGGCAAACGCCGCCCCAGCAGCAGAACATCACTTCCCAGCCTGCTGTAAATTCTCGCCACAGCCTGTGCCCAGCGATTACTCCCCAGCACCACCATCGATTGCGGCACCGACCTCGTCAGCAACAATTCTCCCAGCGAAGATGGCAAAGAACTTTTGCTATTCATCGATTCATGCGGTGTATGAGGCAAAACACCATGGTGGACAGGAGCCACAACGGATCCCGTGGCCACAATCAGCAGATGTGTCATCAGGAGGGGCCCATCGACAACCGGCTGCTTCACCGATGGATTAGCAGCACTCATGGCCATCACAGCAATTGAGGCGCCATCGGCCCCCACGACCTTCGCCGCACCGGCGAAACAATCGACTCGGGCCTCCCTCAAGAGTCTCTGCTGGCGTTCCTGTTCTCGTCGGCCGTAAGGAAGCAATCGACGAGCCAACGTCTGTGAACTCATTGCTGCAGCAAACTCATTTTGAGTGATCATTTCCAGGAATTCGGGTGACCACTGCGCCCCGACAGACTCGCTGGAAATTTCCCATGCGGACGCGGGTTCAATCAAAGCGGTTCGTAATCCCAGCTGTGCCGCCGTCGTGGCCACTTCGACCGCAAGAGCCGTTCCACCAGCAATGGTGCAATCGTACATGGCTGGATCCTTTCACGACACGCCTTGCGAACCACAGTTCCCCAAACCAACGCCGGGTCAATTTCCCTCAACTCGTCCGTCCATAAATAGCCCTCGTTTCCATCGGCACGACGAACAAATAAGGGCTATAAGAAGCCTGGGTAAAATATGGAGCATTCTCTCTTTCGGTTCATTTTGACGATAAAAGGGATTCTCCCGACTCATATCGCCTGGAAGCTCAATTGGAATCTCGCACAAATTGAGCCATAAAGACCGACCACCGTGACGCTCGCGTCGCACAGCCTGACCTGGCCCTTCTCCACTCCACACACCCGAACCTCAAGACGTTTTTGTCGAAGCTCTTGAACCGCTGGCCCCGGCTTCCTAAACTTAACTTCACTTCCAGTGGGCAATCGAGGCGTTCATCACTTCAGACGAGAGATCGGAACGGATCATAATTCGATGACTGACATCGTTGAGATCCGCCGTTCTGATGATCCGCGAGATGTCATTCACCGGGTGTGCCAGTCTTTGGCGCAAGGTGAATTGGTTGGTCTCCCCACAGAAACCACCTATACCGTTGCTGCCAGCGCACTTTCTGAGGTTGGTATCCAGCGGCTGAAGTCTCTCGCCACCGAACTCGCAGTCAATCATCAAGCACCCCAATTCGAACTCCTGCTCAAAGCGGCTGACGAAGCACTCGATTATCTGGTGGAACAGTCGCGATACGGCCGCAAACTCATCCGACGCTGCTGGCCAGGCCCCGTGACGTTGCGATTCCCCAAATCTCACTGCGGATGGTTCTTCGAACAACTCCCTGAAACAAGTCGCCATCTCCTTACGGCCCCCGAAAACACGGTCTCCTTCCGTGTCCCGGCACACACACTCCCGGCCGATATTCTGAATCTGTTGCCCGGCCCGCTGATCGCACTTTCGGAAGCTCAGCCCGGCCAGCCACCTCTCAGGCATGCGCGAGATGCCGACCAGAGGTTTGGCAACAACCTGGCACTCATCGTTGATGACGGCCCCTCCCGCTACGGCGAACCAGGCACAGTCGTTCAGATCGGTAACAACGACTGGAACATCGCATTCCCTGGGGTTGTCTCCGAACGCACCATGGGTCGACTTGCCAGCGAAGTCATCCTATTCGCCTGCACAGGCAACACCTGCCGCAGCCCGATGGCCGAAGTCCTCTTCCGCAAACTCCTTGCGGAAAAGCTGAACTGCCCCGAAGAAGAACTTGTCGATCACGGTTACGTCATCCTCTCGGCAGGTTTAGCAGCAGCCATTGGTGCACCTGCTAACCCTGAAGCAATTGCACTACTTGCCGATGAAGGTCTTGACCTTCGTAATCACGAAAGTCAGCCTCTGACCGAGCGATTGCTGCAGCAGGTCGATATGATCTATACCATGACACGTGGACATCGAGACGCCATTCTTGCCGAAAGGCCAGATCTGGCTTCACGTGTTCGAACATTGTCACCCGCCGGGAAAGATATTGCAGACCCGATTGGTGGGGGCCGTGATGTCTATCGTTCCTGCAAACAAATCATTGAAACGCATTTGCAGCAGATTATTCAGGACCTCTTGTCGTTAAGATCCCATCCGTCATGATGAAGATAGCCGTTGCCAGCGATCATCGCGGCGTGCAAATCAAATCCAAAATCCTCGCACTGGTTTCCGATCTCGGACATCAGGCTCTTGATTTTGGACCGCAGGATCACGAGAGCGTCGATTACCCCGACTACGGTGCCCGCGTGGCAAAGGCCGTCTCTCGTGCAGAGGCCGATCGTGGCATCCTCATCTGTGGCACAGGCATGGGCATGTGCATCGTCGCCAACAAATTCCGCGGTGTTCGGGCTGCAACTTGCCACGACGACGTCACCGCCGAACTCAGTCGTCGACACAATAACGCCAACGTCATGTGTCTCTCGGGCGATCTTCTCGGCGAGCCATTCGCCATGAGAATGGTCGAAATCTGGCTCACCACCGAATTCGAAGGTGCCAGGCACGCCCGGCGTGTCGACAAAATCTCTCATTACGAGTCCGAAGAATTTTCATCCAACTCCTGACTCTCGCGTTTTCGCAAAAAGTCATGAGCACTGACGATAATCACTTTCTTCCGGGAAGTCGCTTTGACTCGCCCGATCCTCGCGATATCTTGTGCACATGTCTTGTCGATCTGCGAATGTATCACCGATGGTCGCATTGAGTAACCGGCAGATGTCTTGATCTCTTTTCACAGCATTGAGAACAACGCCGACATCTCAGCTTTACTCAACAGAAGAGCGACCATGGCATCCATGAAGCTGTGTCTGACGAAGACACCGATAACGCTGGCCATACGTAAACACATCTTGATGTGACCACAGTTTCAACAGCAGAGATCGACACGATTGACCACACGAGCAGCATTTCTCGTGGGCAATTCCAAAACCTGACGACTAAGATCATTTGATTTCTTCGACAAAAAAACTTTCCGAAAGGATGCGAAGTTCATGGATTTGGCGGCACTTAAGTATGCAAAGACTCATGAATGGGTCGCGATTGAAGGTGATGTTGCAACTGTCGGAATTACCGATTTCGCCGTTCAGCTTTTGAGCGACCTGGTTTACATCGACCTGCCCAAGCCCGGCAAAGCTCTCAAAGTCGGTGAGTCCTGTGGCGAGGTCGAGAGTGTCAAAGCCGTCAGCGATGTCTACGCCCCACTGGCCGGTGTCGTCACAGAAACCAACCCCAATCTCGGTGACAATACCGAGCCACTCTCCAGTGATCCCTTCGGTAACGGCTGGCTGATCAAGATGAAAGTCTCAGATCTGTCAGGTCTGGATCAATTACTTGATCGAGCTTCCTACGAAAAACACTGCGAGTCCGAAGCTCACTAAGTCGGCAAGGCGAGGATCTTCCTGGTTGATCCGCCCACTGCAAAGATCAGTCAAATTACGGTCGTCGATGGATTATTCTCACGAGCGCCTATAATTCTTAGACCTTGTGATGGAACCAGTAATATCTGTCGAATGTTCAAGCATTTTTCAGTTCGCTCTCTCGCTCTATTGAGAGGCGGTCATCTTTACCAGGGTAGGATTCCCACTCGTGAGCTATTTGTTCGCTACGGCTACCGAAGAGCAGGCAATGCTTTCTCGGATTGGTGTCGATTCGATTGATCAACTTTTGCAGCAGATTCCAAAACCGCTGCAACTCGACAAACTGCTCGATCTCCCGCCGGCTCTCAGTGAAATGGAACTCGAGCAGCATCTCCGCCAACTCGCGTCACAATCCAGCGGTTCAACCTCCCGCACGTGCTTCCAGGGTGGTGGTGCCTATGACCACTATATTCCCAGTGTCGTCGACGAAATCACTGGTCGTGGCGAATACTACACGGCCTACACTCCCTATCAGGCAGAGGCTTCGCAAGGAACTCTGCAGGCCTTCTTCGAATATCAGACCATGATCTGCCAGCTCACAGGCATGCAGGTCTCGAACGCCTCTTTGTACGAAGGTGGTGGATCTGTCAGCGAAGCCACTCTCATGGCGATGCGCACGACTGGCCGCACAGGCCGGGTCGTAATTGCTGGTGCGTTACATCCCGAATATACACAGGTTTTGCGGACCTACGTCGGGCACACCTCCACCGAAGTGATTCATATTCCCGTTGGATCCGATGGCACCGTCGATTTGACAAAGCTCGCCGGGGCGATCGACGAGAACACTGCCGCTGTCATCGTTCAGAATCCAAACTTCCTGGGAAATATCGAAGACCTCGCTGCGATTGCTGATTTGACTCATGCCAAAGAGTCGCTGATGGTTGTCTCGACAGATCCGATCAGCCAGGGCCTGCTCGCCAGACCCGGTGATCTGGGGGCGGACATCGTTGTCGCCGAAGGCCAGTCACTCGGAATTCCCCTGCAATTTGGAGGCCCTTATCTCGGTATTCTTGCCTGCCGCAACGACTTCATCCGCCGTATGCCGGGCCGATTAATTGGTGAAACGATCGATCGCACCGGGGGGCGTTGCTTTGTTCTCAGCCTGCAAGCTCGTGAGCAGCATATTCGACGCGATAAAGCGACCAGTAACATCTGCACCAATCAGGGATTGATGGCCCTCCGGGCAACGATGTTTATGGCTCAGATGGGTCCTCAGGGCTTCAGGGAAACTGCCGAATTGTGCCTGCAGAAAGCTCATTACGCTGCCACGCAAATTGCCGCCCTCCCCGGCTACACAATTCTCTTCAGCGAAACACCCAAGTTCAAAGAGTTTGTCATTCAGGCTCCCCAAAGTGCACAGACACTGATTGAAAAAGTTGCCAAAGCCGGTGTGGATATCGGGCCCGCTCTCAGCCAGTTTGCACCGATTCCAGGTATGGCCGATACCGAAAATCTCCTGCTGGTTGCCGTCACGGAACAACGAACAAAAGCCCAGATTGATCATCTGGTCAATCTCCTCAAGTAGGACAGCAACAGTAGGGCAGGCTCCCGCCTCCCAATAATCCAATTGGCGTGTCTTCCTTGGTAAGTCCCACAAGCAGGCTCTGCCACAGAACAATTTTGTAACGAAAAACACAGCGAAAAAATTCCGCCAAAAGGATTTTGGATGCGTAACACTCTCTCGACTCAATTGATTTTTGATCTCTCGAGCCCAGGCCGAAGAGCAGCTCGACTTCCTCAATGCGATGTTCCCACCCGAGCGGTTGAAGAACTCATTCCCGCGAAGTTTCTTGCACAAAAACCACTTCCACTCCCGGAAGTTGCCGAGCCTGATATCGTTCGTCACTATGTGAATCTTTCCACCTTGAATATGTCGGTGGATACCCACTTCTACCCGCTGGGCAGTTGCACGATGAAGTACAACCCCAAGCGTCATGAGCGTCTTTCCAAGCTCAGCGGCATTGTGGACGTACACCCTTATCAGCAGGCAGACCGTATGCAGGGCCTCCTGGCGATCCTGTACGAAATGCAGAACATGCTGGGTGAAATCGCCGGGCTTCCTGCTGTTTCCCTCCAGCCCGCCGCCGGTGCTCAAGGCGAACTCACAGCCCTGATGGTGGCTGCCGCCTACTTCCGAGATAAAGGTGAAAACCGCCGCAAGGTGCTCTTCCCCGCCAGTGCCCACGGGACAAATCCTGCCAGTGCTGCAATTGCCGGTTTCGACTGTGTCCAGTTGCCAGCCACTGCCAATGGCCTGATGGATGTCGAAGAACTGCGAAAGCTTGCCGATAGCTCGACAGCCTGTCTCATGGTGACCAATCCGAATACGCTCGGCCTCTTCGAAAAGCAGATTGCTGAAGTGGCCAAGATCATTCACGACGTCGGTGGTCTCGTTTACATCGATGGTGCCAACATGAATGCCATCATGGGCATCACCCGCCCCGG from Planctopirus ephydatiae encodes:
- a CDS encoding alpha/beta hydrolase: MAPVSLSAQFSYPPEFKEARVETYRKTGSTELKLWIFGESDPKTPKPAIVFFFGGGWNSGSPAQFENQARHFAKRGMIAIVADYRVKSRHNVQVVECVKDAKAAIAWVRENAKRLGVDPDKIAASGGSAGGHLAASTGTISGFGSDERPNAMILFNPACTLAPIAGWQPPGARAKLSTERFGVEATAISPAHHVGPQTPPTLILHGTKDTTVPYASVVAFEAEMKKAGRPCKLVGYEGAEHGFFNRGENYDKTLAEADRFLVELGWIKK
- a CDS encoding FAD-dependent oxidoreductase; amino-acid sequence: MYDCTIAGGTALAVEVATTAAQLGLRTALIEPASAWEISSESVGAQWSPEFLEMITQNEFAAAMSSQTLARRLLPYGRREQERQQRLLREARVDCFAGAAKVVGADGASIAVMAMSAANPSVKQPVVDGPLLMTHLLIVATGSVVAPVHHGVLPHTPHESMNSKSSLPSSLGELLLTRSVPQSMVVLGSNRWAQAVARIYSRLGSDVLLLGRRLPERQKSTEWQEFRAGIRGLRQRGDYCEVEICNGERVLVQTVVSCQTEVGVTVELDLGKVGIESDECGKLWCDAMGRTWHPQILAMGSVVGFPEELQQPRNIRQFLEEVYLLKESRTESSSSHPAGISRMKSPKWLSASKASLPTN
- a CDS encoding Sua5/YciO/YrdC/YwlC family protein, whose translation is MTDIVEIRRSDDPRDVIHRVCQSLAQGELVGLPTETTYTVAASALSEVGIQRLKSLATELAVNHQAPQFELLLKAADEALDYLVEQSRYGRKLIRRCWPGPVTLRFPKSHCGWFFEQLPETSRHLLTAPENTVSFRVPAHTLPADILNLLPGPLIALSEAQPGQPPLRHARDADQRFGNNLALIVDDGPSRYGEPGTVVQIGNNDWNIAFPGVVSERTMGRLASEVILFACTGNTCRSPMAEVLFRKLLAEKLNCPEEELVDHGYVILSAGLAAAIGAPANPEAIALLADEGLDLRNHESQPLTERLLQQVDMIYTMTRGHRDAILAERPDLASRVRTLSPAGKDIADPIGGGRDVYRSCKQIIETHLQQIIQDLLSLRSHPS
- the rpiB gene encoding ribose 5-phosphate isomerase B yields the protein MKIAVASDHRGVQIKSKILALVSDLGHQALDFGPQDHESVDYPDYGARVAKAVSRAEADRGILICGTGMGMCIVANKFRGVRAATCHDDVTAELSRRHNNANVMCLSGDLLGEPFAMRMVEIWLTTEFEGARHARRVDKISHYESEEFSSNS
- the gcvH gene encoding glycine cleavage system protein GcvH, which encodes MDLAALKYAKTHEWVAIEGDVATVGITDFAVQLLSDLVYIDLPKPGKALKVGESCGEVESVKAVSDVYAPLAGVVTETNPNLGDNTEPLSSDPFGNGWLIKMKVSDLSGLDQLLDRASYEKHCESEAH
- the gcvPA gene encoding aminomethyl-transferring glycine dehydrogenase subunit GcvPA → MSYLFATATEEQAMLSRIGVDSIDQLLQQIPKPLQLDKLLDLPPALSEMELEQHLRQLASQSSGSTSRTCFQGGGAYDHYIPSVVDEITGRGEYYTAYTPYQAEASQGTLQAFFEYQTMICQLTGMQVSNASLYEGGGSVSEATLMAMRTTGRTGRVVIAGALHPEYTQVLRTYVGHTSTEVIHIPVGSDGTVDLTKLAGAIDENTAAVIVQNPNFLGNIEDLAAIADLTHAKESLMVVSTDPISQGLLARPGDLGADIVVAEGQSLGIPLQFGGPYLGILACRNDFIRRMPGRLIGETIDRTGGRCFVLSLQAREQHIRRDKATSNICTNQGLMALRATMFMAQMGPQGFRETAELCLQKAHYAATQIAALPGYTILFSETPKFKEFVIQAPQSAQTLIEKVAKAGVDIGPALSQFAPIPGMADTENLLLVAVTEQRTKAQIDHLVNLLK
- the gcvPB gene encoding aminomethyl-transferring glycine dehydrogenase subunit GcvPB, whose translation is MRNTLSTQLIFDLSSPGRRAARLPQCDVPTRAVEELIPAKFLAQKPLPLPEVAEPDIVRHYVNLSTLNMSVDTHFYPLGSCTMKYNPKRHERLSKLSGIVDVHPYQQADRMQGLLAILYEMQNMLGEIAGLPAVSLQPAAGAQGELTALMVAAAYFRDKGENRRKVLFPASAHGTNPASAAIAGFDCVQLPATANGLMDVEELRKLADSSTACLMVTNPNTLGLFEKQIAEVAKIIHDVGGLVYIDGANMNAIMGITRPGDFGGDMMHYNVHKTFTGPHGAGGPGSGPIAVRDFLRPYLPAPIIEKATAENGKTVYQLVTPEKTIGKVRTFFGNVGILIRGYCYLRTLGPEGVRKAAEHAILNANYLKAILKDILPAAHGEYCLHEFVASASKLAKEKQISAMDIAKRLLDFGFHAPTVYFPLVVPEALMMEPTETESKATLDAFAETIRKITEESAEFLHDAPHSLPVSRPNDVQAARQPVLSWSPKVGV